The DNA region ACAGCAAGGGGCAAAGGTAAGCTGGGTAGGTCATCCTTTGGTTGATCGCTTGCAGACGTTCCCTTCTCGCGAACAAGCCAGGACTAATTTAGGGATTGACAAAGAAGCAATTGCAATCGCTCTGCTGCCGGCATCACGGCAGCAAGAGGTGCGTTACCTATTGCCGGCAATCTGTGAAGCAGCCCAGCAAATTCAGGAGAAATTGCCGCAAGCTGATTTTTGGATTCCCCTATCTCTGGAGAAATTCAGACGTCCCATAGAACAAGCGATTGCGGATTACGGGTTACGGGCGACTTTAGTTACCAGTCAGTCTCAGGACGTGCTGGCAGCGGCGGATCTGGCGATCGCTAAATCGGGTACGGTTAATTTAGAAATCGCTTTGCTCAATGTGCCGCTGGTAGTTCTTTACCGAGTCCATCCCTTCACCTACTGGGTTGCCCGCCGGCTATTCAATTTTTCGATTCCGTTTATGTCACCGCCCAATTTGGTGCAAATGCAGCCGATAGTACCAGAGTTGCTGCAAGAGCAAGCAACATCGGCAAACATTGTCAAGGAAGCTTTAGAACTTTTACTGGATGAAGGCCGGCGTCAGCAAACTCTGAAAGCCTACCAGGAAATGCGCTCCAACCTGGGAGAGGTGGGGGTGTGCGATCGCGCAGCTCAATCGATTCTACAGCTGCTATCAAAATAAAAGAATTCTTAACTTTTAAAATTGATTTTTTAACTTTTAATGGAAGGCAACCCCGTCTGCATTGTCACGGCTAATCTTCAATGTGACCAAAATTTTAAAGCCCAAGTCTCAATACCATTCTAATCGGCGACCCCTGGCAGTCGATTTATTTGCAGGTGCCGGTGGATTTTCCCTGGCGGTTGAGCAAGCCGGCTTTGATGTGTTAACAGCGGTGGAGGTTGACTCGGTTCACGCAGCAGTTTATAGGTTCAATTTCCCCTACACAGAGGTTCTGTGCGCTGATATCTCTACTCTGTCGAGTCTAGTGATTGCAGATACCGCAGCGCAAAGTTGGGCGTCATTGCCGGTTGCGGAAAATCAGCGGCAGTCATCGGCTTGGGATGGTGAGATTGATTTGGTGATTGGTGGGCCACCGTCTCAAGGGTTTGCCATTATGGGCAAAGGGGTTATTGAGGATGAACGCAATGACTTCGTGTTTGAGTTCGCACGGGTGGTGTGCGAATTGCAACCGCGATATTTCATTATGGAGAATGTACCGAGTCTGGTGACAGATCAGTACGCAGATTTTTTAGAACGGTTGATTTCCCAGTTAGAAGCGGCTGGATATAAAATTACGCTGCCGGTGCAAGTCTTGAATGCAGCGGATTTTGGCGTCCCGCAAGACCGGCAACGGATGTTTTTGCTGGGGTCTCGTTGCGGTCAAGTTTTGTTATCTTATCCAGAACCGCTTACAGAGCGCAAGGTAACGGTGAGGGATGCGATCGCAGATTTGCCAGATGTGGATGAGTTTCCTGAATTGTTGGATACCGATGAGTTGCTGCTATCTGAGGCGCAACTGAAAGCTTTGGAAGATGGGGCGAGTGAGTATGTGCGATCGCTGCGCGAGTTGGTTCGCGATCAAG from Microcoleus sp. FACHB-68 includes:
- the lpxB gene encoding lipid-A-disaccharide synthase, with the protein product MRIFISTGEVSGDLQGSLLIDALHRQANAIGIKLEIVALGGERMAQAGATLVGNTSAIGSVGLLESLPYILPTLQVQRRAKRYLREHPPDLIVLIDYMGPNLAIGSYVKRHLPAVPVVYYIAPQMWVWSPFPRYTEQIVSVTDRLLAIFPEEARYFQQQGAKVSWVGHPLVDRLQTFPSREQARTNLGIDKEAIAIALLPASRQQEVRYLLPAICEAAQQIQEKLPQADFWIPLSLEKFRRPIEQAIADYGLRATLVTSQSQDVLAAADLAIAKSGTVNLEIALLNVPLVVLYRVHPFTYWVARRLFNFSIPFMSPPNLVQMQPIVPELLQEQATSANIVKEALELLLDEGRRQQTLKAYQEMRSNLGEVGVCDRAAQSILQLLSK
- a CDS encoding DNA cytosine methyltransferase — translated: MTKILKPKSQYHSNRRPLAVDLFAGAGGFSLAVEQAGFDVLTAVEVDSVHAAVYRFNFPYTEVLCADISTLSSLVIADTAAQSWASLPVAENQRQSSAWDGEIDLVIGGPPSQGFAIMGKGVIEDERNDFVFEFARVVCELQPRYFIMENVPSLVTDQYADFLERLISQLEAAGYKITLPVQVLNAADFGVPQDRQRMFLLGSRCGQVLLSYPEPLTERKVTVRDAIADLPDVDEFPELLDTDELLLSEAQLKALEDGASEYVRSLRELVRDQADCAYHRLWNRQLLTGCLRTAHTPDCVQRFQDTAMGKVENNSRLRRLDLEGLCSPLRAGTGREGGRHTSPRPIHPLHPRVITVREAARLHSFPDWFRFHTTKWHGFRQVGNALPPLLGRAVAGEVIKALEVKPQVSDVPVDLGNPDLLRMSPSLANHYWEAHLLKMM